A window from Acropora palmata chromosome 14, jaAcrPala1.3, whole genome shotgun sequence encodes these proteins:
- the LOC141865777 gene encoding dihydropyrimidine dehydrogenase [NADP(+)]-like, translating to MITWSKVMALSKDSPDIENLLALNPKIKPHANLVSTSATKLNRRHWKRNQEKGCSSCESLTNNFDDVKHSTLSERAALREASRCLKCADAPCQKSCPTQLDVKSFITSIANRNYYGAAKAIFSDNPLGLSCGMVCPTSDLCVGGCNLYASEEGPINIGGLQQFATEVFKSMKINQIRDPSLPTTDQLPESYHTKVALIGCGPASISCATFLARLGYANLTIFERENYIGGLSSSEIPQYRLPFDAVNFEVELMKDLGVKIELGQGLGVNGRSIQSLKEEGYESIFIGIGLPEPKLSPIFDGLGTENGFYSSKAFLPIVSMGSKAGMCSCKSKLPELFGNVIVLGCGDTAFDCCTSALRCGSRKVFVIFRKGFTNIRAVPEEMQLAVDEKCEFLPFLSPKKVLVREGKIWAMEFYKTEQLEDGSWIEDKEQTFKIKANFVISAFGSTLTDRDVIKAMEPMKFNKWGFPEVDPVTMSTSEAGVFCGGDVAGVANTTVESTNDGKQAAWHMHAYLQALYGLPVAKEPSLPKFYTEVDNVDLSVEICGLRIDNPFGLASAPPTTSAAMIRRGFEAGWGFAVTKTYSLDKDAITNVSPRIVRGTTSGPLYGPGQGAFLNIELISEKTAAYWCRSVTELKMDFPHKVLIASIMCGYSKEDWTELAEMSEKAGADALELNLSCPHGMGERGMGLACGQDAELVRNICRWVRAAVKIPFFAKLTPNVTDIVDIARAAQEGRADGVTATNTVSGLMGLYPNSSAWPSVGKEKKTTYGGVSGNAIRPIALRAVSAVAKALPGFPILATGGADSAEAVLQFLHCGASAVQISSAVQNQDFTLIDDYTSGLKCLLYLQTVREFSEWTGQSPPTPKHQRGKRVPRIAELVGKSLPNFGPYARERERIVAKHKEEIDLLSREFEPEAVRPAYKPDKPVPPVKDIVGAALDRIGAYGDLDNRQQVVALIDEDLCINCGKCYMTCNDCGYQAITFDPQTHLPHVTKDCTGCTLCLSVCPVIDCIKMVPREGPYKPSRGVPLAVRS from the exons ATGATAACTTGGTCAAAAGTCATGGCGTTGTCAAAGGATTCGCCTGATATTGAG aaCTTGCTGGCACTAAATCCCAAAATCAAGCCACATGCAAACTTGGTGTCAACATCAGCAACCAAATTAAACAGGAGGCACTGGAAGAGAAACCAAGAAAAGGGTTGCTCT agttgtgaAAGTTTGACAAATAACTTTGATGATGTCAAGCACTCAACATTGAGTGAAAGAGCAGCTCTCAGGGAAGCTTCGAG GTGCTTAAAATGTGCTGATGCACCATGCCAGAAGAGCTGTCCGACGCAGTTAGACGTCAAGTCCTTTATCACCAGCATAGCAAACAGG AACTATTATGGAGCTGCCAAGGCAATTTTCAGTGATAACCCACTGGGTTTGTCTTGTGGCATGGTGTGCCCTACCAGTGACCTTTGTGTTGGTGGTTGTAACCTGTATGCCTCAGAGGAGGGACCTATTAACATTGGTGGCTTGCAACAGTTTGCAACAGAG GTCTTCAAGAGcatgaaaataaatcaaatacGTGATCCCTCTTTACCGACGACTGACCAACTTCCTGAGAGCTACCACACAAAG gTGGCACTTATTGGGTGTGGTCCAGCATCGATTAGTTGTGCAACATTTCTTGCTCGCCTGGGTTACGCAAACTTGACCATATTTGAAAGGGAAAATTATATTGGTGGATTAAG TTCATCTGAAATCCCACAGTACAGACTTCCATTTGATGCTGTCAATTTTGAAGTGGAATTAATGAAGGATCTTGGTGTCAAG ATTGAACTTGGCCAAGGTTTAGGTGTGAATGGTCGGTCAATCCAGTCACTTAAAGAGGAAGGATATgaaagcattttcattggtATTG gtctACCTGAGCCCAAGTTGTCTCCTATTTTTGATGGCTTAGGCACTGAAAATGGCTTTTATTCTTCGAAAGCCTTCTTGCCAATTGTATCAATGGGCAGTAAAGCTG GAATGTGTTCATGCAAATCCAAGTTACCTGAGCTATTTGGAAATGTCATTGTCCTTGGATGTGGAGATACAGCTTTTGATTGCTGCACTTCTGCCCTTCGGTGTGGATCTCGTAAAGTGTTTGTTATCTTTAGAAAAGGCTTCACCAACATAAGGGCAGTCCCAGAGGAG ATGCAGCTTGCAGTTGACGAGAAGTGCGAGTTCTTGCCTTTTCTTTCACCAAAGAAG GTTCTTGTCAGGGAGGGAAAGATTTGGGCCATGGAATTCTACAAGACAGAACAG TTAGAGGATGGCTCATGGATTGAGGATAAGGAACAAACATTCAAGATAAAAGCCAACTTTGTTATTTCTGCCTTTGGTTCCACGCTGACTGACAGAGATG TCATCAAGGCCATGGAGCCCATGAAGTTCAACAAGTGGGGTTTTCCTGAAGTTGATCCAGTTACCATGAGCACAAGCGAAGCTGGAGTCTTCTGTGGGGGAGATGTGGCTGGTGTTGCCAACACTACCGTAGAGAGTACAAACGATGGCAAACAAGCTGCATGGCATATGCACGCGTATTTACAG GCCCTGTATGGTCTGCCAGTGGCCAAAGAACCCAGTCTTCCAAAATTTTACACTGAAGTAGACAATGTGGACCTAAGTGTGGAGATTTGTGGCTTAAGAATTGATAATCCTTTTGGCCTGGCAAGTGCCCCACCCACCACTAGTGCTGCTATGATACGACGTGGCTTTGAAGCAGGCTGGGGATTTGCTGTCACCAAAACATATTCACTTGACAAG GATGCCATAACAAATGTGTCACCTCGTATCGTTCGTGGTACCACTTCTGGCCCCTTGTATGGCCCAGGCCAAGGTGCTTTTCTCAACATAGAGCTGATCAGTGAGAAGACCGCAGCTTACTGGTGCCGATCAGTTACAGAACTGAAAATGGATTTCCCACACAAG GTGTTGATTGCCAGTATTATGTGTGGGTATTCAAAGGAAGATTGGACTGAACTTGCAGAGATGTCTGAG AAAGCAGGCGCAGATGCTTTAGAGCTGAACTTGTCTTGTCCGCATGGCATGGGGGAGAGAGGCATGGGACTAGCTTGTGGTCAG GATGCTGAATTGGTGCGGAACATTTGCCGCTGGGTGCGTGCTGCCGTAAAAATTCCGTTTTTTGCCAAGTTAACGCCAAACGTTACAGACATTGTGGATATTGCAAGAGCAGCTCAGGAAG GTCGTGCTGACGGAGTCACTGCAACCAATACAGTCTCTGGTTTGATGGGATTATACCCAAACAGCAGTGCGTGGCCTTCTGTGggcaaggaaaaaaagaccACTTATGGGGGTGTGTCTGGCAATGCGATTCGTCCAATTGCATTGCGAGCTGTGTCTGCAGTTGCCAAAGCTCTGCCGGGTTTTCCCATCCTGGCTACAGGTGGAGCAGACAGTGCTGAAGCAGTGTTGCAGTTTCTTCATTGCGGTGCCTCTGCAGTACAG ATATCAAGTGCCGTGCAGAACCAGGACTTCACTCTGATTGACGATTACACTTCAGGACTCAAATGCTTGTTGTATCTTCAAACCGTTCGTGAGTTTTCTGAGTGGACTGGACAGAGTCCACCGACGCCAAAACACCAGAGAGGAAAACGTGTTCCGAGAATAGCTGAACTTGTTGGAAAG TCTCTTCCCAATTTTGGACCGTACGcgagagaaagggaaagaatTGTGGCAAAGCACAAGGAAGAGATTGACTTGTTGAGTAGAGAGTTCGAACCAGAGGCAGTCAGACCGGCCTACAAACCTGACAAACCAGTTCCACCGGTCAAG GATATCGTTGGAGCAGCGCTGGATCGCATTGGTGCTTATGGTGACCTTGACAACAGGCAACAAGTGGTGGCGCTTATTGACGAAGACTTGTGCATTAACTGCGGCAAATGCTACATGACGTGCAATGACTGTGGTTACCAAGCCATCACGTTTGACCCCCAAACTCATCTGCCGCACGTGACGAAGGATTGCACGGGATGCACGCTTTGCCTGTCAGTCTGCCCCGTGATTG ACTGTATCAAAATGGTGCCAAGGGAAGGACCTTACAAACCAAGCCGCGGTGTTCCTCTAGCAGTTAGAAGCTAA